Proteins encoded together in one Lathyrus oleraceus cultivar Zhongwan6 chromosome 5, CAAS_Psat_ZW6_1.0, whole genome shotgun sequence window:
- the LOC127084030 gene encoding uncharacterized protein LOC127084030 has protein sequence MPNRNPTVVYSPSSPRRSQRLILLHENNNPTTPKPKSTKKSPIQSRTPAARVRKTPRSKDEVPSVRRSARFSNHKARLNEERFDVQLSEFCSGDSTRVKQGKTKESSGKEGIGDEVGGKGKRKHGGDEIVEESPKEQVESGVRGKRKQGGPEAAEGWTKEQELALRTAYFTAKPSPDFWKKVSKLVPGKSKQDCFDRVHCDFQTPPPCQPRSRSKTINSSPLHQFSISASKLLKPTEKKVAKSNILKPKSIVTQKSIENMLQRHLKADQVHKGDIFSVLEPNIDFSTNDFQPSQALCTPEQQKENHGFLQNFTGRSSSFSSHKKSLSRFSGSSGVQDLASPPVLKQVKNKVQHEKYVNQLRFRELKRRAASTRMKNSIVGEGNHIQKKNVVKAAKDALVSEARDAINKFQQSQVNIMDNTCSSDEDIDDDIGVECDSQ, from the exons ATGCCAAACAGAAACCCCACCGTCGTGTACTCCCCATCCTCACCGCGAAGATCACAAAGGCTCATTCTCCTCCACGAGAACAACAATCCCACCACCCCCAAACCTAAATCCACAAAAAAATCTCCCATCCAATCAAGAACCCCCGCCGCTAGGGTAAGGAAAACACCCAGGTCGAAGGATGAAGTTCCCTCTGTCAGACGATCTGCTAGATTCTCCAATCATAAAGCTCGCCTGAATGAGGAGAGATTCGACGTTCAACTTAGCGAATTTTGTTCCGGTGATTCGACAAGAGTGAAGCAAGGAAAAACGAAGGAAAGTAGTGGCAAGGAGGGAATTGGGGATGAAGTTGGTGGAAAAGGGAAGAGAAAGCACGGTGGCGATGAAATAGTGGAAGAGAGTCCGAAGGAACAAGTTGAATCTGGAGTGAGAGGGAAAAGAAAGCAAGGTGGACCTGAAGCTGCTGAAGGGTGGACTAAAGAACAAGAATTGGCACTGCGAACAGCTTACTTTACTGCAAAACCTAGTCCAGATTTCTGGAAAAAAGTATCCAAACTG GTACCTGGGAAGTCTAAACAAGATTGTTTCGATAGGGTTCACTGTGACTTCCAAACACCACCTCCATGTCAGCCTAGATCAAGGTCAAAGACAATTAACTCTTCGCCTCTTCATCAATTCTCAATATCTGCAAGTAAACTTCTCAAACCTACTGAAAAGAAGGTTGCTAAATCAAATATTCTCAAACCAAAAAGCATTGTTACCCAGAAGTCTATTGAAAATATGTTACAACGCCATCTTAAAGCGGATCAAGTCCATAAAGGAGACATATTTTCTGTTCTTGAACCCAACATTGATTTTTCTACTAATGATTTTCAGCCTAGTCAAGCGCTCTGTACTCCAGAGCAGCAAAAGGAAAATCATGGGTTTCTACAAAATTTTACTGGACGATCATCATCATTTTCAAGTCACAAGAAGTCTCTTTCTAGATTTAGTGGCTCATCAGGTGTTCAAGATCTTGCCAGTCCACCTGTGCTAAAGCAAGTAAAGAACAAGGTGCAGCATGAAAAATACGTCAATCAATTAAGATTTAGGGAACTTAAGAGAAGAGCAGCATCTACACGGATGAAAAATTCCATAGTTGGAGAAGGAAACCACATTCAGAAAAAGAATGTTGTTAAAGCAGCAAAAGATGCATTGGTTTCTGAAGCTAGAGATGCTATCAACAAGTTTCAACAATCGCAAGTCAATATCATGGACAACACTTGTAGTTCTGATGAGGACATTGATGATGACATTGGAGTTGAATGTGATAGTCAATAG